A region of Desulfotomaculum sp. DNA encodes the following proteins:
- a CDS encoding adenosine deaminase, producing the protein MKTAKVEESLGLISVARGTGEADLYLDGGNLVNVFSGEIYPANVAVWNGRIAYVGLSRKMVGSNTRVIDAGGCYLCPGLIEAHFHPWFVYNPVSIMEAALAGGTTTILCDGLIFYISLGAERFLKMLEALENYPLRLFWTARIAPQSPYPEETESFSIENLKKVFLDPHVLKVGEITRWPMLIQGDGSLVEKVNLAKKAGLGIDGHTAGSSYELLNAVAAAGVNSCHEAITADEIADRVRLGLWTMLRYSSLRPDL; encoded by the coding sequence TTGAAAACAGCGAAAGTTGAAGAGTCTCTGGGTTTAATCAGCGTTGCCAGGGGAACCGGGGAAGCGGATCTTTACCTTGACGGCGGCAATTTGGTAAATGTGTTCAGTGGGGAAATATACCCGGCAAATGTTGCTGTCTGGAATGGAAGGATCGCCTATGTAGGACTGAGCAGAAAAATGGTCGGATCAAATACTCGGGTGATTGACGCCGGAGGCTGTTATCTTTGTCCCGGTTTGATCGAAGCGCATTTTCACCCCTGGTTTGTTTACAACCCGGTCAGCATCATGGAGGCAGCCCTGGCCGGCGGCACTACCACAATACTCTGTGACGGCCTCATTTTTTATATCAGCCTCGGCGCCGAACGGTTTCTAAAGATGTTAGAAGCCCTGGAAAACTACCCTTTAAGACTTTTTTGGACAGCCAGGATTGCACCTCAGTCCCCTTATCCCGAAGAAACGGAATCTTTCTCTATTGAAAACTTAAAAAAAGTCTTTCTCGACCCCCATGTCCTGAAAGTGGGTGAGATTACCCGGTGGCCGATGCTTATCCAGGGGGACGGAAGCCTTGTCGAAAAAGTCAACCTGGCTAAAAAAGCGGGACTGGGTATAGATGGACATACAGCAGGCAGTTCCTACGAACTGCTTAACGCAGTAGCCGCCGCCGGTGTAAATTCATGCCATGAAGCAATAACCGCCGATGAAATCGCCGACAGGGTACGCCTTGGCTTATGGACTATGCTGCGATACAGTTCTCTGCGTCCGGACCT
- a CDS encoding pilus assembly protein PilM: MGIDIGTSTIKVAEVKVIGGVPEVADLRSYPAPSGVWTEQFDEENLVVALREIANPQLKEVITCIGGEKLISRIILLPKMSDKELAAAARFELEKFVPIPVDQLIVRHIRLDQGLTTQDQKEGENILLLAVPSAIVYQYHSVFSRAGMTLTAIDLKAFALWRLFGKSSAGIVAIVEIGAKTSQLVIVKDTMIRFVRLLPVGGGVLTGRLMETYGVEFLDAQQMKEEAAVTAEYEHDQGPGSGHISGILREGLDEISREISRSLDYYSSLENLSVEKVIISGGTCKLKGLADYLRDALDLPVEEGIPGLDLPQGMDFDPQYAVAIGLAIREVLS, translated from the coding sequence ATGGGAATTGATATCGGCACAAGCACGATTAAAGTTGCGGAAGTCAAGGTTATAGGTGGTGTTCCCGAAGTTGCTGACTTGAGAAGTTATCCTGCTCCTTCAGGAGTTTGGACGGAGCAATTCGATGAAGAAAACCTTGTCGTTGCTTTGAGAGAAATAGCCAATCCCCAATTAAAGGAAGTTATTACCTGTATCGGCGGGGAAAAGCTGATCAGCCGCATTATACTCCTGCCGAAAATGAGTGATAAGGAACTCGCGGCGGCTGCCAGATTCGAGCTTGAGAAATTTGTTCCCATACCGGTTGATCAGCTGATTGTCAGGCATATCCGTTTGGATCAAGGACTGACAACACAGGATCAAAAAGAAGGAGAAAACATCCTTCTTTTAGCCGTGCCTTCGGCCATAGTATACCAGTATCACAGCGTCTTTTCACGCGCCGGAATGACATTGACCGCTATTGATTTAAAGGCTTTTGCGCTCTGGCGCCTTTTTGGAAAATCATCAGCAGGGATTGTGGCCATTGTCGAAATAGGCGCTAAAACTTCTCAACTGGTTATAGTAAAAGATACAATGATCAGATTTGTTCGTCTTTTACCGGTAGGGGGCGGCGTCTTAACAGGACGTCTGATGGAAACCTACGGCGTGGAATTTTTGGATGCCCAGCAAATGAAAGAAGAAGCTGCTGTTACTGCGGAATACGAACATGACCAGGGGCCTGGAAGCGGGCATATTAGTGGGATTTTGCGTGAAGGTCTTGATGAGATTTCCAGGGAGATTAGCCGTTCACTTGATTATTATTCCAGTTTGGAGAATCTCTCTGTAGAAAAAGTAATTATAAGCGGGGGAACATGCAAGCTGAAAGGTCTTGCCGATTACTTGCGTGATGCGCTTGATCTTCCTGTTGAAGAAGGGATCCCCGGATTGGATCTGCCGCAAGGTATGGATTTTGATCCTCAATACGCTGTAGCCATTGGGCTGGCCATAAGGGAGGTACTCTCTTGA
- a CDS encoding undecaprenyl-phosphate galactose phosphotransferase WbaP, whose product METLPVEKELFSFAPGARNIKMPIPKSAPKVYITFSLLFSDIAALSVSLLLAWQVRLHFLPLLSPLYAGEMTLDFFRHQCWILFILLTYLSFEGLYSVHLPFWRETRKMTKILTVAFLLILASISLGKMSAEFSRTVLVWCYIFALLLMPFSRLCVKTFLLRYGLWARPVIILGAGKTGELVTQALIRDHYLGYNIYCLLDDDPFKKQVGIIVNGRHFQVLGKFQDCETVMELSGVRDLIVAAPGMKPEKLVELVNRLQRSANSVLVVPDLFGMPVTGVKADYFFDEQMLTFRLANNLANIWNMLVKRTFDLTVGFLLFVCLLPVITIIAIIIKLDSKGPVFFGHQRIGQAGKMFLCYKFRTMVENAQEILEDILQKNPRLQTEWDQHYKLRTDPRITKVGKFLRWTSLDELPQLINVLKGEMSLVGPRPITKKEIPFFNSYIDDYYLVRPGVTGLWQVSGRSEIEYLRRGRLEAWYIRNWSLWLDITLLLRTLAAVLAGKGAY is encoded by the coding sequence ATGGAAACTTTGCCAGTCGAAAAAGAGCTTTTTTCGTTTGCGCCCGGGGCGCGAAATATAAAAATGCCAATACCAAAATCGGCGCCTAAGGTGTATATAACATTTTCACTTCTATTTTCAGACATCGCTGCCCTGAGTGTTTCGCTCCTTTTAGCCTGGCAGGTAAGACTGCATTTTTTACCACTATTATCGCCTCTATATGCCGGTGAAATGACACTGGATTTCTTCAGGCATCAGTGCTGGATTTTGTTTATACTGTTAACCTACCTGTCTTTTGAAGGTCTTTATTCCGTTCACCTGCCATTTTGGCGGGAAACAAGAAAGATGACTAAAATTCTGACCGTTGCCTTTCTTCTTATCCTGGCCTCGATCTCTCTGGGCAAGATGAGTGCGGAATTTTCAAGAACCGTTCTTGTTTGGTGCTACATTTTTGCGTTGCTGCTCATGCCTTTTTCACGTCTCTGTGTAAAGACATTTCTTTTGCGTTATGGTTTATGGGCCCGGCCTGTAATCATTCTCGGCGCTGGAAAGACAGGAGAACTTGTTACTCAGGCGCTGATCAGAGACCATTACCTTGGATACAACATCTATTGTCTTTTAGATGATGATCCTTTTAAAAAACAGGTGGGAATAATAGTTAATGGCAGACATTTTCAAGTTTTGGGCAAGTTCCAGGACTGCGAAACCGTTATGGAATTAAGCGGTGTCCGCGATCTTATTGTAGCTGCCCCGGGAATGAAACCAGAAAAGTTGGTGGAACTGGTCAACCGCCTGCAACGTTCGGCAAACTCAGTGCTGGTGGTCCCGGATTTATTCGGAATGCCGGTAACCGGAGTAAAGGCTGATTACTTTTTTGACGAGCAAATGCTCACCTTCCGCCTTGCAAATAACCTGGCTAATATTTGGAACATGCTGGTAAAAAGAACATTTGATCTTACCGTTGGTTTTCTTCTTTTCGTATGCCTGCTGCCTGTCATAACGATCATTGCTATAATAATAAAACTTGATTCCAAAGGACCTGTTTTTTTCGGGCACCAAAGAATCGGACAAGCGGGAAAAATGTTTTTGTGTTACAAATTCAGGACAATGGTTGAAAATGCCCAGGAAATACTGGAAGACATCCTTCAAAAAAATCCCCGCCTGCAAACGGAATGGGATCAGCACTACAAACTCAGAACCGACCCTCGTATAACCAAAGTGGGAAAATTCCTTCGCTGGACCAGTTTGGATGAGTTACCCCAACTGATTAACGTGTTGAAAGGCGAGATGAGTCTTGTCGGACCCAGACCTATTACAAAGAAAGAAATTCCATTCTTTAACTCGTACATAGATGATTATTATCTTGTCCGTCCCGGTGTAACAGGTCTGTGGCAGGTAAGCGGGCGCAGTGAAATTGAATATCTTCGCCGTGGGCGTCTTGAAGCGTGGTACATTCGCAACTGGTCCTTATGGCTGGATATTACTCTGCTGCTTCGCACTCTGGCTGCTGTTTTGGCGGGAAAAGGGGCATACTGA
- a CDS encoding Nif3-like dinuclear metal center hexameric protein has translation MSVSCADIFNLIEDFAPLNLAEEWDNPGLQIGDPELKVNRILLCLDVDEKACDEAVQAGAQLIISHHPLLFKPVKQILTGTPAGALLAKCLCSGLVVYSAHTNLDNAKEGVNDELAKRLGLADTKVLRPGYTEKYLKLVVFVPLDHTDTVRRAISLAGAGWIGNYSECAFQTQGTGTFRPLEGSDPFIGKVGELEKVDEVRLETILPAGRVKEVIKAMCVAHPYEEVAYDLYPLANEGPAMGTGRYGYTAEPIKLNSFIEKIKSALGITGLRFGGDPDGMIHSVAVCGGAGASLWTWAKKKSADVMVTSDIDYHTAKDMLSNRLSFVDAGHFGTENIIMPVLRKYLEDCCRQKGFEVAISTSRTQFDPFSFSR, from the coding sequence ATGAGCGTAAGCTGTGCTGATATTTTTAATCTGATCGAAGATTTTGCTCCCTTAAACCTTGCTGAAGAGTGGGACAACCCCGGTTTGCAGATTGGGGATCCGGAGTTAAAAGTAAACCGCATTCTGCTCTGCCTTGATGTTGATGAAAAGGCCTGTGACGAAGCAGTCCAGGCAGGCGCTCAGCTGATCATCAGCCACCACCCGCTGCTTTTTAAGCCCGTCAAACAAATTCTGACCGGCACGCCTGCCGGCGCCCTGCTTGCCAAATGCCTTTGTTCGGGATTGGTTGTCTATTCAGCCCATACCAATCTGGACAATGCGAAAGAAGGGGTTAACGACGAACTGGCCAAAAGGCTGGGCCTGGCTGACACAAAGGTCCTGCGTCCAGGTTATACTGAAAAGTATCTTAAACTGGTCGTTTTTGTGCCTTTGGACCATACGGACACAGTGCGCCGGGCTATCTCGCTTGCCGGAGCAGGCTGGATTGGCAATTACAGTGAATGTGCTTTTCAGACGCAGGGAACCGGGACATTCCGGCCGCTGGAAGGCAGCGACCCTTTCATCGGGAAAGTTGGGGAACTTGAAAAGGTTGACGAGGTTCGCCTGGAAACAATCCTGCCGGCCGGACGCGTCAAAGAAGTGATCAAAGCAATGTGCGTCGCCCATCCCTATGAAGAGGTAGCCTATGATCTCTACCCTCTGGCTAACGAAGGCCCAGCCATGGGCACGGGAAGGTATGGTTATACCGCAGAGCCAATAAAGCTGAACAGCTTTATTGAAAAAATAAAAAGCGCCCTGGGAATTACCGGCCTCCGCTTCGGCGGTGATCCGGACGGGATGATCCATTCTGTGGCGGTGTGCGGCGGGGCGGGAGCATCATTGTGGACCTGGGCAAAAAAGAAAAGCGCTGACGTTATGGTAACGTCTGATATTGACTATCATACCGCAAAGGACATGCTTTCCAACAGGCTCAGCTTTGTTGACGCTGGTCATTTCGGGACGGAAAATATAATTATGCCTGTTCTGCGCAAATATCTGGAAGACTGCTGCCGTCAAAAAGGTTTTGAAGTGGCTATATCGACATCCCGGACTCAATTTGATCCTTTCAGTTTCAGCCGGTAG
- a CDS encoding large conductance mechanosensitive channel protein MscL, giving the protein MLKEFREFIARGNVLDMAVGIIVGVAFGKIITSLVNDIIMPVVGLLLGKMDFSNLFVNLSGTHYKTLAQAQAAGAATINYGLFINTILDFIIVAFIIFLIVRQFNRLKRKEKTVEPTTRECPFCFSTISLKAVRCPNCTSQLEEAANS; this is encoded by the coding sequence ATGCTGAAAGAGTTTAGGGAATTTATAGCACGGGGCAATGTTTTGGACATGGCAGTCGGCATAATTGTAGGAGTGGCTTTTGGCAAAATTATTACCTCGCTGGTGAATGACATTATCATGCCGGTGGTAGGCCTTTTACTCGGCAAAATGGATTTTTCCAACCTTTTTGTGAACCTGTCGGGCACGCACTATAAAACCCTTGCCCAAGCGCAGGCTGCCGGTGCAGCCACAATTAATTACGGTCTTTTTATCAATACAATCCTTGACTTTATAATTGTCGCTTTCATAATTTTCCTGATTGTGAGGCAGTTTAACCGCCTTAAAAGAAAGGAAAAGACTGTGGAACCGACTACCAGGGAATGCCCTTTCTGCTTTTCAACAATTTCATTAAAAGCAGTTCGCTGCCCCAACTGCACATCT
- a CDS encoding SAM-dependent methyltransferase: MSLSSRLDTIAGYILQGSTVADIGTDHLQLPVYLINSGICRSVIASELNQLPYRQAENLAAFHKLNDKIQVRLGDGLKVLSPGEAQVVVIAGIGGDAILKMLSDSPEVLNTIQRLILQPMTGAGYLRLWLVQNGWRIGAETIVEEKGRLYCVIMAEHGRESTQDKFIIELGPRLVEKNNPLVDKYFWKLCTDYQKLADKLSGAASPAAEEKALEVKEKLTGIKEVLAKNERKLC; this comes from the coding sequence ATGAGCCTTTCCAGTCGTTTGGACACTATAGCAGGTTATATCCTGCAGGGATCCACTGTTGCAGACATAGGCACGGACCATTTGCAGCTTCCTGTATACCTGATCAATTCAGGGATCTGCCGGTCTGTAATTGCCAGCGAGCTAAACCAGTTGCCCTATCGGCAGGCTGAAAACTTGGCCGCGTTTCACAAATTAAACGATAAGATTCAAGTCCGGCTTGGAGACGGCCTAAAGGTTCTTTCCCCGGGTGAGGCCCAGGTCGTTGTTATAGCGGGAATCGGAGGAGACGCTATTTTAAAGATGCTCTCCGATTCACCCGAAGTGCTGAACACTATCCAAAGGCTTATTCTGCAGCCAATGACCGGAGCAGGATACTTACGCCTCTGGCTTGTTCAAAACGGCTGGCGGATTGGCGCCGAAACCATCGTGGAGGAAAAAGGCAGGCTTTACTGCGTGATTATGGCTGAACACGGCCGGGAGAGCACGCAGGACAAATTTATTATTGAACTAGGGCCGCGCCTTGTCGAAAAAAACAACCCGCTGGTGGACAAGTACTTTTGGAAATTATGTACGGACTATCAAAAACTGGCGGATAAACTTTCCGGCGCCGCCAGTCCAGCGGCAGAAGAAAAAGCCTTGGAAGTTAAAGAAAAGCTGACCGGAATAAAGGAGGTACTGGCTAAAAATGAGCGTAAGCTGTGCTGA
- a CDS encoding adenosine deaminase: SITEPDWGEIGLYSRLPSIDLVANPATYRVPGSQDEAFPVIELISGAITRRQDRFLNEREGYLEREDDLLYCTLIDRCSKWITNGFVSGLGQFEALAATLSTSLNLLVVGQDISAMARAALRVVEMGGGIALIEKGGISYSFPLKLAGVMSDQSFTEAAAKIQEFEEKVSALGYKYNDICYTLLFLACDFLPFLRITALGIIDIKNKRTIIPSRRIKINPGE, translated from the coding sequence TCCATAACGGAGCCTGACTGGGGCGAAATCGGCCTGTACAGCCGGCTTCCGTCCATTGATTTGGTAGCAAATCCGGCGACTTACCGGGTCCCGGGGTCACAGGATGAAGCTTTCCCGGTTATCGAGCTAATCTCCGGGGCTATCACCAGGCGGCAGGACAGGTTCTTGAATGAACGGGAAGGGTATCTGGAGAGGGAGGACGATCTGCTGTACTGCACGCTGATCGACCGCTGCTCAAAATGGATTACAAACGGTTTTGTCAGCGGCCTGGGCCAATTCGAGGCCCTTGCCGCCACATTGTCCACTTCATTAAATCTCCTCGTTGTCGGGCAGGATATTTCGGCGATGGCCCGGGCGGCTTTAAGGGTGGTGGAAATGGGAGGAGGAATAGCCCTTATTGAAAAAGGGGGAATTTCTTATTCTTTCCCCCTGAAACTGGCGGGCGTAATGAGCGATCAAAGTTTTACCGAAGCAGCCGCAAAAATACAGGAGTTTGAAGAAAAGGTAAGCGCTTTGGGCTATAAATACAATGACATATGCTACACACTTTTATTTCTGGCCTGTGACTTTCTTCCCTTTTTAAGAATAACCGCTTTGGGAATAATTGATATAAAAAACAAAAGGACGATTATCCCCAGCCGCAGAATTAAAATAAACCCTGGAGAATAA
- a CDS encoding adenosine deaminase, translated as MTKVEESLGLISIARGTGEADLYIDGGNLVNVLSGEIYPANIAVWNGRIAYVGLSRKMVGSNTRVIDAGGYYLCPCLIEAHFHPWFVYNPVSIMEVALASGTTTLLCDNLILYINLGAERFLKILKALDNYPLRLLWTARVMSHSPYPGEEEFFSIENLRKVFFDPHILKVGEFTQWRTLIEGDNNLVEKINLALEAGLGIDGHTAGSSYELLNAVVAAGVGSCHEAITADEIANRVRLGLWTMLRYSSLRPDL; from the coding sequence ATGACAAAAGTTGAAGAGTCCCTGGGCTTAATCAGCATTGCCAGGGGAACCGGGGAAGCTGACCTTTACATTGACGGCGGCAATTTGGTAAATGTGCTCAGCGGGGAAATATACCCGGCGAACATTGCTGTCTGGAATGGAAGGATCGCCTATGTAGGGCTGAGCAGAAAAATGGTCGGGTCAAATACACGGGTGATTGACGCCGGCGGCTATTATCTTTGTCCCTGTCTGATCGAAGCGCATTTTCACCCCTGGTTTGTTTACAACCCGGTCAGCATCATGGAGGTTGCCCTGGCCAGCGGCACAACCACTTTGCTCTGTGATAACCTCATTTTATACATCAACCTTGGCGCCGAACGGTTTCTAAAAATATTGAAGGCTCTGGACAACTATCCTTTAAGACTTTTATGGACAGCAAGGGTTATGTCCCATTCACCTTATCCAGGTGAAGAGGAATTTTTTTCGATAGAAAACTTGAGGAAAGTCTTTTTCGACCCCCACATCCTGAAAGTGGGTGAGTTTACCCAGTGGCGGACGCTTATTGAAGGGGACAATAACCTGGTTGAAAAAATCAACCTGGCTTTAGAAGCGGGGCTGGGTATTGACGGTCATACCGCGGGAAGTTCCTACGAACTCCTTAATGCAGTTGTCGCCGCCGGTGTCGGATCATGCCATGAAGCAATAACGGCTGATGAAATCGCCAACAGGGTGCGCCTGGGGTTATGGACAATGCTGCGTTACAGTTCTCTGCGTCCGGACCT